A stretch of the Deltaproteobacteria bacterium genome encodes the following:
- a CDS encoding TldD/PmbA family protein, which yields MMTITTLPKNTFIPILQHTISYLKKRGVEYADIRLEECISEGVMARAGEIDRLWDNLDTGFGIRVLYKGAWGFAASSLLTETEARKMADDAFLQAKAIYTTMQNAKCKMQNLIHKNPPVKIKYKAPCQIDPFTIPIEERLSPILKATSISLNNKKIHTIEGFLDFHKTHKIFLNTEGSFIEQEIFSSGAGIKVIAMDGKDVQIRSFPDSHNGIFRQGGYERIIEMDIMQNVPRIIDEALMLLKADEYPAGEKTVILGGSQVALQIHESIGHAVELDRAMGMEISLAGGTFLTPDKLGMRVGSDIVNIYADPAIEGGVGSYLYDDEGTKARRVEIIKNGRFINFLTSKETAKSFGKKPAPAGSKQGSNGSVRANGWSNIPIIRMSNINLEPAKKGSLNDLIADTKDGILLETNKSWSIDTLRLNFQFGMEIGWEIKRGKITRPLKNPLYSGITPEFWKSCNAICGKEEWQMYGLDSCGKGDPVQSISVGHGAAPARFRKVKVGVIKC from the coding sequence ATGATGACAATCACCACATTGCCAAAAAATACCTTCATCCCAATCCTTCAACACACCATCTCTTATCTCAAAAAAAGAGGTGTTGAATATGCGGACATACGGCTTGAGGAATGCATATCAGAGGGGGTAATGGCAAGAGCTGGAGAGATAGACAGGCTCTGGGATAATCTTGATACGGGCTTTGGCATAAGGGTTTTGTATAAGGGCGCATGGGGATTTGCCGCAAGTTCGCTTTTGACAGAGACAGAGGCGCGAAAGATGGCGGATGATGCGTTTTTGCAGGCAAAGGCAATATATACGACAATGCAAAATGCAAAATGCAAAATGCAAAATTTAATACATAAGAACCCGCCTGTTAAAATCAAATATAAAGCGCCCTGCCAGATTGACCCCTTTACAATCCCTATTGAAGAAAGGCTGTCCCCAATTCTTAAGGCAACATCAATTAGCCTCAATAATAAGAAGATACACACCATTGAGGGCTTTCTGGATTTTCATAAAACGCATAAGATATTTTTAAACACAGAAGGGAGTTTTATCGAGCAAGAGATTTTTTCAAGCGGCGCCGGCATAAAGGTTATAGCAATGGATGGCAAAGATGTTCAGATAAGGTCATTCCCTGATTCTCATAACGGTATCTTTAGGCAGGGAGGCTATGAGCGGATTATTGAAATGGATATCATGCAGAATGTGCCAAGAATAATTGACGAGGCGCTCATGCTGCTTAAGGCTGATGAATATCCGGCAGGAGAAAAGACAGTTATCCTCGGCGGTTCGCAGGTAGCTTTACAGATACACGAGTCCATAGGCCATGCAGTTGAGCTTGACAGGGCAATGGGAATGGAGATAAGCCTTGCTGGAGGGACATTTCTTACGCCTGATAAGCTTGGTATGAGGGTAGGCTCTGATATTGTTAATATTTATGCTGACCCGGCAATTGAGGGAGGCGTCGGAAGTTATCTTTATGATGATGAAGGGACAAAGGCAAGAAGGGTTGAAATTATAAAAAACGGCAGATTTATAAATTTTCTTACATCTAAGGAAACAGCAAAATCTTTTGGCAAGAAGCCTGCCCCTGCAGGCAGTAAGCAGGGGTCCAATGGCAGTGTCAGGGCAAATGGTTGGAGCAACATCCCGATTATACGAATGAGCAATATAAATCTTGAACCAGCAAAAAAAGGCAGTTTAAATGATTTAATAGCAGACACAAAAGACGGCATCCTCCTTGAGACAAACAAGAGTTGGAGTATAGACACATTGAGACTCAATTTTCAATTTGGCATGGAGATAGGATGGGAGATTAAAAGGGGTAAAATAACAAGACCCCTTAAAAATCCTCTCTATTCAGGCATAACACCGGAGTTCTGGAAATCATGCAATGCAATATGCGGCAAAGAGGAATGGCAGATGTATGGTTTGGATAGCTGCGGCAAAGGAGA
- a CDS encoding type I restriction-modification enzyme R subunit C-terminal domain-containing protein, translating to MNQTPEQIARDNIDKHLIACGWIIQSIKQVNLNAGIGVAVKEYSTDVGPADYVLFVDGKPCGVIEAKREEEGHRINVHEGQVEEYANAKLKHLKNEPLPFVYISTGEVTRFTDFTDPKPRAREVFSFHRPETLITWVKRDKSLRKRLLDLPVLKTDGLRECQIKAINNLETSFKENRPRALIQMATGSGKTFTAITFVYRLLKFAKAKRVLFLVDTKNLGEQAEQEFMSYVPNDDNRKFTELYSVQRLKSSAIATDSQVCISTIQRLYSILKGTELEESAEEENPNERRWQPKEIPPIEYDAKIPIEFFDFIVIDECHRSIYNLWKQVLEYYDAFEIGLTATPDKRTVGYFNQNIVSEYSHEMAVADGVNVGYEVFIIDTKVTQQGATLWKGEYIEHRERLSRKKRMELQDEDENYSKQQLDKDVVNPNQIRTIIRTFKEHLPDIFKDRYDKNGNFEVPKTLIFAKTDSHANDIIDIVREEFAEENKFCKKITYTAEDPKSTLAQFRNDYHPRIAVTVDMIATGTDVKPLECLLFMRDVKSINYFEQMKGRGTRTIDLDSLRKVTPTAQYTKDHFVIVDSIGVTKSLKTDSRPLEKKPGVPLKDLLQAVAVGAREEELFTSLASRLTRLDKQITEKEKKQFAEKANGKTVSQVVKDLLNAFNPDTLEEIETKVRAEKAGAARIEIEAAIKAEIEKLQNEASKVFTGDLNEYIENVRKAHEQRVDLTNPDEVIKVGWDKDNKRKANELVNGFTEWMQEHKDELLALQIFYNQPFRRRELTYTMIKEVLEKLQQDKPTLAPMHVWRAYEALEQCNGSPRNELTAIVSLIRKVSGLDKSLTAFDKTVDKNFQDWVFKKQAGAIKFNEEQMQWLRMIKDYVTNSFHIEKDDFDLNPFNAQGGLGKMWQLFGEKTEEIINELNEALAA from the coding sequence ATGAATCAAACCCCAGAACAAATAGCCCGTGATAATATTGACAAGCATTTAATAGCTTGCGGATGGATCATTCAAAGCATTAAGCAAGTTAATTTGAATGCAGGTATTGGTGTAGCTGTCAAAGAATATTCGACAGATGTTGGCCCTGCTGACTATGTATTGTTTGTAGATGGCAAACCTTGCGGTGTAATTGAAGCAAAGCGCGAGGAAGAAGGACACCGAATTAATGTTCATGAAGGGCAAGTTGAAGAATATGCAAATGCCAAACTCAAACATCTCAAAAATGAGCCTTTGCCATTTGTGTATATCAGCACTGGCGAAGTAACAAGGTTTACTGACTTTACAGACCCCAAGCCAAGGGCAAGGGAAGTATTCAGTTTTCACCGGCCTGAGACATTGATCACCTGGGTAAAAAGAGATAAATCGCTGCGCAAAAGACTTCTTGATCTACCAGTTCTAAAAACAGACGGCTTACGGGAATGCCAAATAAAAGCCATCAACAATTTAGAAACCTCTTTTAAAGAGAATCGTCCAAGGGCATTGATACAAATGGCAACAGGTTCAGGAAAAACCTTTACTGCCATTACCTTCGTATATCGTTTGTTGAAATTTGCCAAGGCAAAGAGAGTCTTGTTTCTGGTGGATACTAAAAACCTTGGAGAACAGGCTGAGCAGGAATTTATGTCCTACGTGCCCAATGATGATAACAGAAAATTCACAGAGCTATATAGTGTTCAGCGTTTAAAATCAAGCGCCATAGCCACCGACAGTCAGGTTTGCATCAGCACAATTCAACGCCTGTATTCAATTTTAAAAGGGACAGAGCTGGAGGAAAGCGCTGAAGAAGAAAACCCAAATGAACGGAGATGGCAGCCCAAAGAAATTCCGCCGATTGAATATGATGCTAAAATACCGATCGAGTTTTTTGATTTTATTGTCATTGACGAGTGCCACCGCAGTATTTACAACCTATGGAAACAGGTATTGGAATATTACGATGCCTTTGAAATAGGCTTAACCGCCACACCGGACAAGCGAACTGTCGGTTATTTCAATCAGAATATAGTCAGTGAATATTCCCATGAAATGGCTGTTGCCGATGGTGTAAATGTAGGTTATGAGGTTTTTATCATTGATACCAAAGTAACTCAGCAAGGGGCTACACTCTGGAAAGGTGAATATATTGAGCACCGTGAACGCCTGAGCCGTAAGAAACGAATGGAATTGCAGGACGAAGATGAAAATTATTCAAAACAGCAATTAGATAAAGATGTGGTGAATCCCAATCAGATAAGAACCATCATCCGGACTTTCAAAGAGCATTTACCAGACATTTTCAAAGACCGTTATGATAAAAACGGAAACTTTGAAGTGCCAAAAACATTAATTTTTGCCAAGACCGACAGCCACGCCAACGATATTATTGATATTGTAAGAGAAGAGTTTGCCGAAGAAAATAAATTCTGCAAAAAAATAACCTACACTGCCGAAGACCCCAAAAGCACACTGGCACAATTCCGCAACGATTATCACCCTCGTATTGCCGTAACAGTTGATATGATCGCCACAGGCACGGATGTAAAGCCATTGGAATGTCTGCTCTTTATGCGTGATGTTAAAAGCATCAACTATTTTGAGCAGATGAAAGGCAGAGGCACCCGAACCATTGATTTAGACAGCTTAAGGAAAGTTACACCCACAGCCCAATATACTAAAGACCATTTTGTAATTGTAGATTCCATTGGCGTAACCAAAAGCCTTAAAACCGACAGCCGTCCGTTGGAGAAAAAGCCTGGTGTGCCGTTGAAAGATTTATTACAAGCCGTTGCCGTGGGTGCAAGAGAAGAAGAATTGTTCACCTCGTTAGCCAGCCGCCTTACCCGATTAGACAAGCAGATTACCGAAAAAGAGAAAAAACAATTTGCCGAAAAGGCAAATGGCAAAACCGTTTCACAGGTAGTTAAAGATTTATTGAACGCCTTTAATCCTGATACGCTGGAAGAAATTGAAACCAAAGTTAGGGCGGAAAAAGCCGGTGCAGCACGCATAGAAATCGAAGCCGCTATAAAAGCTGAAATCGAAAAATTACAGAATGAAGCTTCCAAAGTTTTTACTGGCGATTTGAACGAATATATTGAAAATGTACGCAAGGCACATGAACAGCGAGTTGACCTGACCAATCCTGATGAAGTAATAAAAGTTGGCTGGGATAAAGACAATAAAAGGAAGGCAAATGAACTTGTAAATGGTTTTACCGAGTGGATGCAAGAACACAAAGACGAACTATTAGCATTGCAGATATTTTATAATCAGCCATTCCGCAGGCGTGAGCTTACTTACACAATGATAAAAGAGGTACTGGAAAAACTGCAACAGGATAAACCTACGCTTGCGCCAATGCATGTATGGCGGGCATACGAAGCGCTGGAGCAGTGCAACGGCTCACCAAGAAATGAACTGACCGCCATTGTTTCGCTCATCCGTAAAGTAAGCGGATTGGATAAAAGCCTTACGGCCTTTGATAAAACAGTGGACAAAAACTTTCAGGATTGGGTATTCAAAAAACAGGCAGGCGCCATCAAGTTTAATGAAGAACAGATGCAGTGGCTGCGCATGATAAAGGACTACGTGACCAATAGTTTTCATATCGAGAAGGATGATTTTGATTTAAACCCATTTAACGCCCAAGGCGGATTGGGCAAGATGTGGCAACTGTTTGGAGAGAAGACAGAGGAAATTATTAACGAATTAAATGAGGCGTTAGCGGCGTGA